The sequence cTCATTTATATGTGGTATCTAAAAAAGCTGAACGTGTAGAAGCAGAGAATTCAGTAATGGTTGCTAGGGATTTggatgtggggtgggggaaatagggagttgtttaatggataTTAAGTTTCAGTTATACTAGATGAGTACGTTTTaaagatctgctgtacaacacaGTGCCTGTAATTAACAATATGGTATTGTGCACTTCAAAGTTTGTTAAGAAAGATTCTCATGTTAAAAGTTTactgaacaaacaaacaagcaacaccCCCTCttcccaaaaacaaaaccaaaaggacACAAGTATACTTTGGGAGGTGATGTATATGTCTATccccttgattgtggtgatagtatCACAGGCATTTGCATATGCCCAAACTCATGCCATTGTTCACATTAAATATGTTCAATTCTCTGTATatcaattatgcctcaataaagctgttaaaaaactAGAATAGGTGTCTGTGACATTGTAATTTGGGCAATAAAAGAAACTGTGATCTGAGATTGCTGATCTCTGGGATATAATATAATGTTCACATctccattttatgaataaataaactgatgCTTATGTGTGGATAAATGATTTGTTCAAGACCACACAGCTAAAAAGTGCCAGAATCAGGATGCTAGTCCAGGCATATCAGACCTGAATTTCTATAGTCTTAAATTATATGCCACAGCCCTCAGAAATATGCCTATCTCCTCTGGATTAGTGGCATCCCCTTTGCCTAACAGTCACTATAATTACTTGTGCCCTAAAACTCTCTAGCCTTCTGCTGTTCAATATTCTATGGAATCCTCTATTGATATGTGACTATGAACACTTGAGATATGACTAGTATGAATAGAAATGTGCTCTAAGTGTAATTACACATATGAGATTTCAAAGATGTAGTCCAAAAAAGGTAAACTCtctcataaataatttttacatcgATTACATGTCAACATAATCATGTTTTGGATATATTGCAttcaataaaacatattattgaccgggtgtggtggctcatgcttgtaatcccagcactttgggaggctgaggcaggtggatcacgaggtctggagttcgagaccagcctgaccaacatggtgaaaccccgtctctactaaaaatacaaaaattagctgggcatggtggtgcacacctgtaatctcggctactccggaggctgaggcaggataattgcttgaacccacgaggcggaggttgcagtgagctgagatcgcaccactgcactccagcctgggtgaccgagagactctgtctcaaaacaaaacaaaacaaaacaaaaacacatgttACAATTAATTTAACCTTTTTCTGATTTCTACACATTCTATTTTGCATATGGGCATCTCCTCCCAAATATATGAGAGAAGAAAATACATCTCTTGATACTTTCCTTACTGTTGCTCCAGGAAAAACACACTGTATGAGAGACATAAATGCTTGTTACAGAGGCCTAATCTAGGCCATGCATGGGACAAATTTGATGCTGCAGTCACCTTCCTGATGCTTACTTTCCCCTACGCATCTAAACTTAAAACAATTCCATCCCTTCCTAGCTCTACCCCCTGTGAGGCTCTTGTGAGAATGATACCATCGTATAAACTGTAGGTGCTCAAACAGTGTTTATTGAATGACTGATGACAGAGGAAACAGTTCTATGTCATTTTATAGATAGCAAAAATAGAGAGGAACTTGAAACTTTAAGTTTTAAGGGAAAGATCCCCATTACTGCTCTTCTGCTTCCTCCAGCTCCAGTGATGGTGTTGGCAGTATGTTTGGTGgaggtggtgctggtggtggggaGGCAGTGGCAGAATCTCTGCTTTCTTTGGTGTTACTCTTGGTAGAAGTAGCAGTGTATGTGATCTGTCCTGAGGTCATGGTGCTGACGGTGGCAGAGTTCACAGGGGTGGCATTTGGAATGATGACAAGGTTGGTATTAGCAAAAAAGTTAATGCTTTTGATTTGGGGGAGAATAgacaaaatatgttttctttgtatCACAGCGCTAGAATTCTCGGCAGGTTTTAGCATCTCTTGGACGTCTTCATTAAGCACATTGGGTGTTCCATATTGCAGGTAGTTTTTAATCAATTTAACCACTTTTGGTCCAACACAACATTTTTTCATCTTGCATTTCTGTATCTCTTTTTCATCCACATTGCAATGATCCCTGCATCTCCCAAAACCCATTAAACAGCTTCTCAAGCCAATAAATTCTgcataaaaaaagagaaagtcattGAGCCACGGCTAATAACTAGAGATGATGTTACAACTGCTATTCATACTCAATTTTAAGACTAGTGTTTAGAGATGTTGTTGAAGGCAAATGGGCAGGCCAAGAGAGTCTCTATGACCCTCTTGAATCCAAAATAAATTTCCTGTTTAGTCTGCCTTCCTTGAGTAACTTTAAGAAGCAAAAGGCACGTAGAGGATAGAGTAATTATTTGCTTTTAGGATAGAATTTTAGACCTTCAACTTAGCATCTTAGGTACTTGTCGGACATCACTATCCCATCTCCATAATCTTGGGAAATACCAATGAGAGCAAAGTCTATCATAAAAGTAATTTAAGAAAGAAGTGCAAAAGAGGATCAATAGAATTTTCAGGAGTCCTTTCTTTTCACCAAACCCAGTAGCCCATGACTTCTCTTTTCTCAGCAATTGCTAGATCTGTGATTCCTGAAGCATGGTGTTCTCCTATCTCTTCTAGCCTCTTTGGACTCTCTATCCCTCAGAAGTCTCATTCATTATCCCAGCCTTAACCTCATATCCACCAAGGTAACTTCTGTGTTGTTATCTATAATTCTAAATTCCTTGCTCAGCTTAGTATCTTATCTTTATCTGCTGAATGATTTTTCCATCCTAACgtctcatctttcttttttctgaatctAAAAAGCTTTTCTCCCTTGTTCATATTAATAACTCaattattttccataaattaCAAGAGATTTATGTAGCATCTATTAATTTTCAAAGTATGTTCACATATATTTCCACATTGTTTTTTcatcaaatggaaaacagaaaaaattcttATATTGGAAGCAGTTGCGTTGATTAACCCCATTATATTCATATGAAATTGAAGTTCAAAGTGGTTAAGTGACTTTACCCAGGATGACACAGCCATACTTGCTTATGGTACTACCGTTTTCCTAGGGTCCCAAGATAAAAACATTAGAAGCATCTTTGACTCTTCCACTTTCCCTGCCCCGAAACCCAttgctatttttttcaaatagctGGATGATTCTTGTATTCTGAAACAAATC comes from Macaca fascicularis isolate 582-1 chromosome 10, T2T-MFA8v1.1 and encodes:
- the DEFB129 gene encoding beta-defensin 129; the encoded protein is MKLLFPIFASLMLQYQVNTEFIGLRSCLMGFGRCRDHCNVDEKEIQKCKMKKCCVGPKVVKLIKNYLQYGTPNVLNEDVQEMLKPAENSSAVIQRKHILSILPQIKSINFFANTNLVIIPNATPVNSATVSTMTSGQITYTATSTKSNTKESRDSATASPPPAPPPPNILPTPSLELEEAEEQ